A part of Aspergillus flavus chromosome 5, complete sequence genomic DNA contains:
- a CDS encoding uncharacterized protein (protein transport protein Sec61 alpha subunit, putative) encodes MSGLRFLDLIKPFTPLLPEVAAPETKVPFNQKLMWTGLTLLIFLVMSQMPLYGIVSSDTSDPLYWLRMMLASNRGTLMELGITPIISSGMVFQLLAGTHLIDVNLDLKTDRELYQTAQKLFAIILSFGQACVYVLTGLYGQPSDLGAGICVLLIVQLVVAGLVVILLDELLQKGYGLGSGISLFIATNICESIVWKAFSPTTINTGRGPEFEGAIIALFHLLLTWSDKQRALREAFYRQNLPNVMNLLATLLVFAAVIYLQGFRVEIPVKSSRQRGMRGSYPVRLFYTSNMPIMLQSALCSNIFLISQMLYSRFSDNLLVKLLGVWEPREGSAQLYASSGIAYYMSPPLNFKEALLDPIHTAVYITFMLVACALFSKTWIEVSGSAPRDVAKQLKDQGLVMAGHREQSMYKELKRVIPTAAAFGGACIGALSVASDLLGALGSGTGILLAVTIIYGYFEIAAREGDIGSGLKGLVPGN; translated from the exons ATGAGCGGAC TTCGCTTCCTTGATCTAATCAAGCCCTTTACGCCCCTCCTCCCGGAGGTGGCAGCTCCTGAGACCAAGGTGCCCTTCAACCAGAAGTTGATGTGGACTGGG TTGACACTCCTGATCTTCTTGGTCATGAGCCAGATGCCTCTCTATGGTATTGTCTCCTCTGACACTTCCGATCCCCTGTACTGGCTGCGTATGATGTTGGCCAGTAACCGTGGTACCCTGATGGAATTGGGTATCACTCCCATCATCTCCTCCGGCATGGTTTTCCAG CTCCTCGCTGGTACCCATCTCATCGATGTCAACCTTGACCTCAAAACCGACCGTGAACTGTACCAGACCGCCCAGAAGCTTTTCGCGATCATCCTCTCCTTCGGTCAAGCTTGTGTCTATGTCTTGACTGGTCTCTATGGTCAGCCAAGCGATCTTGGTGCCGGTATCTGTGTCCTGCTCATTGTTCAGCTGGTTGTTGCTGGTCTTGTTGTCATTCTTCTGGATGAGTTGCTCCAGAAGGGATACGGTCTTGGAAGCGGTATCTCTCTGTTCATTGCCACCAACATTTGCGAGTCTATCGTCTGGAAGGCTTTCTCTCCCACTACCATCAACACTGGCCGTGGTCCCGAGTTCGAGGGTGCTATCATCGCTCTGTTCCATCTTCTGTTGACCTGGTCCGACAAGCAGCGTGCTCTGCGCGAGGCTTTCTATCGCCAGAACCTCCCTAACGTCATGAACCTGCTGGCTACTCTCCTCGTATTCGCCGCCGTCATCTACCTCCAGGGTTTCCGTGTGGAGATCCCCGTCAAGTCCTCTCGCCAGCGTGGAATGCGTGGATCTTACCCCGTTCGTCTCTTCTACACCTCTAACATGCCTATTATGCTCCAGTCCGCCCTGTGCTccaacatcttcctcatcagtCAGATGCTGTACTCGCGCTTCTCGGACAACCTTCTGGTCAAGCTTCTCGGAGTTTGGGAGCCTCGCGAGGGATCCGCCCAGCTTTACGCTTCCTCCGGTATCGCTTACTACATGTCCCCTCCTCTCAACTTCAAGGAGGCTCTTCTTGACCCTATCCACACCGCTGTTTACATTACCTTCATGCTGGTTGCTTGCgctctcttctccaagacCTGGATTGAAGTCTCTGGCTCCGCCCCTCGTGACGTTGCCAAGCAGCTCAAGGATCAGGGTCTTGTGATGGCCGGCCACCGTGAGCAGAGCATGTACAAGGAGCTCAAGAGGGTTATCCCTACTGCTGCTGCCTTTGGTGGTGCTTGCATTGGTGCTCTTTCCGTTGCCTCTGACCTCCTTGGCGCTCTTGGTAGCGGTACTGGTATCCTCCTTGCCGTGAC CATCATCTACGGATACTTCGAAATCGCCGCTCGTGAAGGCGATATTGGTTCGGGCCTCAAGGGCCTTGTTCCTGGCAACTAA